Within the Macrobrachium rosenbergii isolate ZJJX-2024 chromosome 25, ASM4041242v1, whole genome shotgun sequence genome, the region AAGCAAAAACAGGACaagaaagcaatgaaagaaaGGCACAGGAAGCGAGGAAACTTGCACCCAATGAAACAGAAACATCCTAAAGCTGTGGAAACAATGGTACCTAATATAAGTGagcattcagatgtattactgaACAAACAGTTTAGAACGTTATCATAGTAAGCCTATGATACTGGAAACTTTGATTTCAGCCAATTGAGAGCTAGCAATGCATatgccacatctacctaaaacctatGTTGATGAGTGGAAAAATGGAATTAAACCGACTATAGTGTGATGTCATTCCCCTTTTgggagctagccaatcactggtgtGATGTGGGCAGGGCTTACCTGCAAAGGGCCGTGGCTTTTACTAGAGCTCTTGATTGtctgaaatcaatgtttccgatGTCGTAGGCTTATTGTGGTAAGATGCAAACTATTTTGTAAGTAATACATGTGAAAACTTACATATAAAAACAACCCTCACACCTTATTTAGACAGTAAACATGCCAATTCATATCGATAATATAACAGTACAACCACATGAATGGCAAGCTTGTAACAAACAGACTACTTAAGCCAGATGGATACAAATGATGGgctttaagtaatattttttttgccCATTGTAGATAAATAACAACGGGACCACCACCAAGTGGGAGCTAAGTTCATTATCCGCATGTTCAGTGTTACTTGGCGGGATCGGTCAGGGCAAGGcaccctaagtgaggttagggaggtaaggtctggttaggtcagggcacggcattctaggaaaggttaggtttgttttaatCTGTGAAAACTGTTCCTGTCGTTCTACACTCGCCCTGACATCTGGTtatgtgaatgtgaatgaaaggtattttaataatttcttgcatgtaaattgcAAAAGTAGATTAGTATTTGAAACAGAATGAAAGACTGTTGTCTATGAGTCTGTCTGGGGCCTGAGGGGAGGTGAATAGAATTTCAAGTAATATATGGCATGATGGCAATGGTATTGTATTTTCTCTTCAGAATACTttgaatacttatatattttttctcctggTTATATGAATCATTATAATAGCTCAGTGACTGGGCACTTTCTGGActattaagtaaataatgaacaaaagtcTGAAGTCCCATCACGTTCCCAACATCCTTAGAGTGTAGATGACATACATTCTGCATGAAAGACTCGCctagacatatttttttttcattgttgaacATTGGAACGATACTTAGACAAAATTAAGGTTATAATTAAAAgagtaattttgactgaaatggaatgaatgtatGCTTAAAAGGATGCCAGTACAATAAAATATCTGGCAAATCAGTAGTATATGCCTAGCTTTATTGGTCCATGCTTCATGTTCTGGCGGTAAACAATatcaaaggttatttttcagCTTACAGACGTAGACAGTACTTAGGTATcagaataaagttatttttatatgcatgcaatGAAATTGTACATAGAATAAAGTTTTTGAATGATAggtttgtaagtactgtataggCCTAAGTATAGCCTGgctatattaatgaaataatcataattattgaaagttcACTGTTCATTTGTGTACAATCATTCATTCAatggactgcacagctaattcatcatcatcatcttcaatcaacATTGATCATTAGTGAATACCCatatgatttatgtaatcttaatattaaatatttttaaagtgcatatgtatttttgttctctctctcatgaactacCAATGTTTcccttgtaaaagaaaacagaatgacATGAATACTGTAGTactgtaagaaagaaaatgagcatgcctgaatactgtacagtataacaggaacttaattagttttcacatgtagctgtaagccatatatatttctaaagctTATGTTGTAAGATGACTCTGAAATTGTATTAGTGTTCTAGGATGATAATtgaaggtatatttggtgtttgatcTATTAAAGCAgggagttataagcatttttagaggggtgttccAACTTAATGTGGATTTTCACTTAACACGGGTGGTTGTGGTTCCTAACCCCAGCGATTACCTGGGACCCACTGAAATTTTCCCTTGTGTGTAGGAATACTGGAATTCAAAAaaggatgaaacaaaaaaatatagctGCCAAATCAATTGGCATAAGCCTAGCGCTTGCATGTCCAAgattcttttctttgttgttacCATCCTCACACGATCTTTGCATTTTGATTCGGTAATGATTACCacactgaaattattttcattcattcaaagtTAAGTTGTAATTAAAACAGGGTTTAAATGATACAACTAGACGGGTAGTTTTAGGGCATAAGCCTAGCCTAAGTTACCAAACTACAGTTTCTTGCTATTACCAACCTATGAGACAAAATGTTCGATGAAAACCTACATTAAGCCAAGATTTGTTACGTATAAAAAATACCACTATTTTTCACTTTGAATTGAGTAATAGATGCGGTGTTCTATGGTTTCATCAAGTCGTCCTGAAAAACTCACAGTAACATGTTTAAAAGATGAGACACTGACACAACCAGTAACCTATAGGGCTACTTACTACCAAGCTAGATTGTTTTTGCTCTACATTATTTGGCATGTATAGGATTAATGATGTTGCAAGTCACCACTGCATTTATGTGCCCATTAATGTGTTGAAAATATAAGACATGTTGACAGAGAAAGCATACATaaatttgtacataaattttattatgctttgtttacctgtgaaatgttattccattttctcttgaagaattccTGTGCCCATTTTGGCAATTAAATGTACAGTGCTATTAACAAGATGAAGAACAAAAAATACTGCAATCCCAATAAGCCCCCCTGTTCAATTTGCTTGGTTACTggacttttcaagatggctgaaaGGCACTGCAGTGCCACCTTGGTGGAAGACCACCAAACTGCGTAGTACTACAGTAGCACGCAGATAACACCTCCAGACATTATTCACCCTTTATGATACAAACTCGTCTTTCAGGTGCTTGTGCTGGTATGTTATTGATACAAACTGGcatgtttatgatatataagGGGGTGAGGGTTCAGTAGTATGCAGATAACACCTCCAACATTATTTACCCTTTATGATACAAACTCGTCTTTCGGGTGCTAGTGCTGGTATACTATCGATACAAACTGGCATGTTTATGATATGTAAGGGGGTGAGGGTTCTTTATATGTGCATGCAAACATGTCATTGAAGAAACTGTTGACTGTTTCTCACAATGAGCCAACAATATCAGAAACAGTGTCATCAATCACGTGGTACCAGTAAGCATGTGCCACATCTTCATCCATGAgcggacagatgaaatgaaacctaCCATAGCAATTCACAACCAGTAATGTTATTATGTTCACAGTTTTTGAAATAATGGATGAGACTAAGCAAAAGTTTCTATGGAAAGTGCTCCCCATTCTGGTGTTGGGATGTGACTTGCAACCCAAAAATGTGAATGCTTTATTCAAAACCCTACCATCAACTGTTACTGACTTTGTCACTCCAAACACTGATGAAGTTGCTAAAAAGTATTCCTATCACAGACAGCAGAGAAGttccatcatatttatcatttttcattcctttcaattTTGATCCTAATGCTAGTCTTCCGTGATAAAGATGTTAATCAGTACTGTATCAAAACTAGTGATCAATGATTACCATCTGTTAAcacatgtaaaatatttaatagcTTATTAATGCTTGCAATAAGTGCAGGGGTTTCTGATCAGCAATGATACCAACTTTACTTTTAGGTATGATAGAGTGCATGCTgatcttttattagaaatatttccaatgcaaaatatttcattattgataaaaatgtCCACATCATAGTAaccttgaaagaaagaaaataaagctggTTCCCGAGAATGGATACctgtatcaaaatttttattccagTGTTTAGATTTCTGATACAGTGAAGCATTGATACTTCTTTGCAAATTTCTATGTATAAGGACTTGTATACAACAAGACATCAATCTGCTACACCAGCTATACCTGAAGGGTTAGCAAATTCACTAAAGGTGATTGCTGAGAGGTAGATTTATTGGACTGTGGGGGAATGGAGCAACAGTGGCAAACAGAACTCATCACATGGGCAAGGCCACCAAAATTATCAGAGAGTGGATCTGCCCTACGGGGGAGGAAGGGTTGGTGACAATGAAGCCTTGAGGTGGGAGTCACATGTTGGCCTTGCTTAGGACAGGTGCTGAGGTGCATTCTATGGGGATACCAGTCTAACATATAAGAAATCTGGGGTTAAACTGCCATCCCATGAACTTGAGATGCAGACTCAACAAATTTGGGATTCACTGCCATATCCCAACATATGAAAGGATGGCTTACACACACACTCCAGGAATGTCACCTGGGGTTTGCTCTGGAACACTTTCCACATGACAAAAATTACGGGAGAAATGTCATCTTTACTGATGACAAGGTTCTCCAGTTAGCAGAAGCCCAGCACACGTTATCAGCAGTAGCAAATTTATCACTAAGCAGCAAGTGGCAGAGTACTAGCATCATTCTGGGGGTGGATGTGGACATATGGTCTAAAAGAGTTTGTTAAGATCAATGGCAGCTTTACATGgcataaatatgtcaaaatctTTGAGCAGTGTAGCTTCCAACAGTACAAACTATGGCAGTTCCTGCTCCTCTCATGATAAAGTTGGTCCATGACCAGTCCCATCCACAAGAACCACCTGGTGAGGGACTGGCTACAGTGTCATCCTGGAATTCAAGTTCTAGAGTGGCCATTGAAAGGCTTTGATTTGAATCCCATTAAACACCTCTGGGCTATGATTGGTCAGGAGTGGTATTGTAGGGAGAAGCATGCCCGTCATGTAATAGAACAGTGTCCGTTGACAGCCACAAATGCATATAAATCTTGTAGAGTCCATAACTAATACTGTACTTGAGGTCATTGACACATATGGAGGTTGGACATCctatttatatacagtgtaagttactacaaataaaatatgttgtTGATGGCTTTTACCTGGTTACCAGTAATGCAAATGTTTTCAAAGATCAGTGTAATTCAAATGCGGTAATGGGGAAACCCTTTTATAAGCTTCAATAAAACCGATATTGATAAAATTCGATGAATGACAAAACACACTCTTGGTGTGCAAATAcattacaaattatttatatcaaGTTATTCCAAGTCTTCTAGTTTAATTTAACATTGATTCATGAGTGCTGAAGATCTAAGCAGTTGTCTTGATCATCAAAAGGTGTGAGCATTTTTATCTGACATAGACTGCCAGAAAAGTATGAAGAATGATTTCAGTTTTTGCTtttaatgaaactaaaataagTTCATTACTTCAGTTGATTTTCCAGAACATGTTGACAATGACTGGATTTACACATTTGTATCAGACActtaaactattaaaacactaGTGCATTGGcactgtaaaatgtaaacaaatatagaATATGAATTTGTGACTCAACATCCTATGGCAAAGGTTTATGTTAatatggcaaatttttttttaaatatgtgtttgtgatatataatgaataaatctaATGTTCATAAGTAAAGAGAACTCATCAACTTACAAAAGAATGTGTACTTTGTGATCTTGTCATTTTGGTCATCCACAAAATTTAGGCAGGCACAATAGAAATCCTCTGTTAAAGCTCGGCCAAGTTGTCTGGGTTTACCTGAAAGTATAGAAAAGCTGACACTGAATAGTTTTTCAGTATACTGAAGCGGTTTTTACCATCAAACATCATTGCAGATGGTCCAAAACGGCTTACATAATACAAcatgaaaaaccttaaaaaatcaTAGAATTCAATAATGCTACTAATCAAAAATCTAAACtgctaaaaacaaaattaattttttttcaatacatttctAGCTAAACGAAGAGAGAGAACCCATTGTGCTTGGCAGGTAGTGGCAACTATATCTCTTGTTGTGCACTGTAAGCAACTGCCAGAGAAACTTTGTGACAAGAAGGCTGGCAATTAAGGTGAAAGTAATGGATTTGCTGagaaaaattattagatttttagGATACTTTTTTACCTCACAGACCAACTGCTTATACTGAATATACATCAACTGAATAGCACCTTAGGTGGGAGGAGCTGTGATGCTaacataaggaaagagaaaagtttgaCCTTCGGGAAAGAGCAAGGAACCAATAGCTCCATCATGAACAGCCAGGTAAGAGTTGGACCAAATTTCCATCCATAAAATAAGGCTTTATATTTTATGGTTGATGATTATGAATGTAGCATGTGTACTCCCCATTCAGTTATAGTTGCAAGTGACCATAAAGATCTATGCTTAGCAGGATGCCATGATGAAACAATTAAGATGACAGGGATGAGTCTctgttaaaattttatcataacaaAATTACCAGGATTAGGGGGCAATTATCTACAACCTTgtgagaaattttcattttataaaagtggaaaatatcAACTGCCACCTGCAACTGCCCAACATTAAAATAATCAATATCCAAGTTTTCCTTGGAGAGTAGAGAGGCTGAAGATCTAACTGTAGGTAGCCAAACCTTAATTATCTAATCAGAAGCCTTAAAAATAACCTTTCAGAGCCAAAGGatatatggaaagaaaaatctTGAGAACCCCAGCCTAAAACAGGCAGAggaagaaatattcattattattggcCTGAAAATGAACCGTGAAAAGAGACGATGGTGTTTACATATAAAAGCACTTCATATAATGTACATCAATATTCTCTACTAACTAACATGCACACATTTCCAATGAAAAACCAATTGGCAAAATTAAATTTATCCCTAAACCTGCCTGTGGCCATTGGGGATAAATATATTATAGAGTATCATGTACATATCCCTCTCATTCCTTATTGATTGTTCTCTAAAACTTTAATTTCTAACTATATTTTGATAATTGTGCTCACTGATCTTGAGCGCCCGAGAAATGTCAACCATCATAATCCTGTGAAGCAATTTTAACACATAAAGCTGTGAATTTTAGTGACATTTGGTTATGAagatatgtttataaaaaatgaaataggtgAATCGCgctaatttatgataaaaatatatgtatcaaAAGTGTCATGTGGAATTTTCATGATGTTGTTCGCCCAGAAATCATTCAGGAGGGTCcctattattgaaaataaagtaCCACAACTTTTTACAGCAAGAccagcccccccccctttttttttttttaaattgacctTTGGCCCCTAGGGTATATGTACTTTGctttcatctatatataaattgtaaactCTTCTAATATGTACAAGTCATTTGGAACAGGTCTTAACCGAAGGAACCAGTCAGGTTGAtattgtgtttaatttttccatatgCTCTTTtgaatatacttgtatatatacagtatatatatatatatatatatatatatatatatatatatatatatatatatatatatatatatatatatatatatatatcataatgcctACCTGTAGCAGGATCTATATCTGAAGTATTCTCTGCTAAAAGTCTCCCTTTAGGTGGTGAGAGTGTGCACTGTCCTCTTCCTGGAGGTGTATTGATCAAGAGGTACATCAAACCTTCGCCTTTTTCTTTGTCAACAAGTCTCATTATAGTCAGTTTCACATGGAACTCAAGGACATCATTGTAAGCcgtaaataattcattattaataaCCATGTTAGCCTGGTCTGGATTTACCATGAAGTTTATTCCATCCtgttaaaaaaagcaataattaggAACTGAGGTGtattttacatacagtacatatatatatatatatatatatatatatatatatatatatatatatatatatatatatatatatatatatatatatatatatatatatatatatatatatatatatatatatatatatatattttgtatacttataaatatataatatatatataagcctcttTCGATGACTCTGTGTTCAAAGTCACAGTCTATCATTGATTCTAAAACAGGCAGTCACAgagtacttatcaattataattcccttcgggtgcaagttattcctgaggtataatGACccagatattaaatgatatttatggcttaatactagtagatatatatatatatatacatacatacacacatgcacatatatatatgtatatatatatatatatatatatatatatatatatatatatatatatatttctgagtccagtcccgtgtcagccggtgaaattccattacagcacgaatttctaggtataaccttgctagatataccagagaaaaagagctttcaggaaagctggggttactacccccagtcgagcgtcttctaggaaggcgtcggtataagaaggggtgagtgaattaccactaccacggaaacctactcgaaagatctctccttatcaaaatccccggaacagagcggtgagccgttacagcccccacaccaaacacccgccaggacggcgacaccagcgccacctacctcattccattttctagcacgtgaatctaCGGTTTATTTTGTGTGCTcttccattattttggattttttctgcttctacgatggcgtcgagcagctttaccatttccaagttaagtaccatcttcttgtggggttttgttctattttttggctgttatagtctcgtattttcataaatatcgagatcttattatgtcgccacggcgtccccagccagccatgtcgaccgcgaggcgtctccttctgttcttttcagttggagtcgtctcctcgtcgttatagatattttgcccccttggttcccttcctggtggttccttgcggtggctccccccccttatgaattacgatcattggcctactggcctttgtgggagtgatgccccgtctaggtccccccccaggttgggttcctattgttttggtcttactaggctaattaatttggattgaagatggtgctctcttgtagttttatttttatttttatttttattgtttttattattttattgagtggtttacctcgggtgctggcggcagcctcagatctaaccgcttccccgtggtaggctacgctctctgttgagcacattttagtttttatgagtgttggttATCTTGTGGGGTAGGCTTGTtagcttccttccctttgccctgggtggagagttcaggttgagggagttttgttgctgttttcctccgggatcgtttttcggtgggcagagtgagccccttggttctcttcctccaattggggggaatcgagttcttaggatgtgtttcctctaggctagtcgcccccttgcctgccattctcgatccctGCTGGCTCTCGGCTcaaatttctctcccagttgcttcctccttcccttttcactcctcgtcctagcctatactaaggttaggtccttattaggcttcgcctaggtaggagtcgggcttcgggttggttgcttccagtcatattgcccctccaagattcatggtctgggaggtatggttGAGCGGgtgaggtatggtgcagttgagcgggtgagcttctccccgtctcctgttccttcctggtagcctactcctcctccttaccttccccctcctcctctccagccttgctctactcgtgcgggtgacgctagatggcgttttctccgagttccgggacttctcttgttggttgagggattcgctccctcccatattgtccctagcatcgctgtattggggttggtggtttgtttactcgaacgcgTTCGAGTCACTGTTCGTCTCCCCGTTGGTTTACGTtgacacggtatatatatatattgctcactctatgttatgaacatatgagcattttacccgtctcgttctccggcggggaagtaagggcggaaggtttttcattataggggaacggatccctccgtcctcttgagttcttaccatcacttgttactgtttttatttttagataagtctgttatctacaggagtactctcctttattcattatatataaatacgtgagtCCAGTCCTATACCAGgggtctccgccgttattttactggcagcccttatggttagttcctggtctctctcccttcattcccggagtactccgggtctgaaatcctaccttccactctgtgtaatttagagcttattggcccagtttatgatagggagttcttctccgccggagtatcccggttgcagttgaattccctggcctcgccagctttagtttgcttaggtgggaggttcatgtacttttctacttacagactgttcgctgtgaggagccggggtgcaccgcctccctccaacaaccctacggtcacgtagtttgtcggacccacgctggttgtgcggtccgcctggatgatctgattgtttggcaccctgatggttgtgaggtttgctttgctctctgcacaactgtccaggatgagttggtaagtgacagtctttacattactcttgctttatgctcctcatattgtatattatacattgtttatgaggttcccggaatggttttcgtccttagctaattgttggttttcttacaggcggacgaaacttccaagaagtctgccttggaatccctccgggcctgggtggctgggtttggaaggaacgttccgtcggggaagccctacgtcctcgacgctaggttgagggacttactctaccccggcgcacgggtggcggccgcagtgcctgaagatctggccacccctatcatccagcagatccgggatgagacccagccaccccaagcggatatcctctacgctgaggtctcggaggatgttgccgccattaatctcaacctggaaccgatgaatgtagagcaggaccaggtggtaagtggtgaggtaggtgaggttgttggggcgggcccccctttatttgactcccctgcttcatctgtttcttcttttacaggctttgtgaagtcttcctccttgggtgatagagctccatctgctatccccaagttgaagttgaagacttcatggaaggcgaagggcttcaagtcctcgtcttccaagaaggcattgcccttccccccgtcgaaggctaaggtctcaggacctgtagcctccgggagcaagtctggttcctccagcaaaggcgcgagtaagagggctgcaaaaccaagccctcctcgccaacctgctttcgatgcagaggcctttgctaaccagctttataagcgttttacggaggacctggattcgaGATTTAGCGAAATCTCTGAGAagctggccagtcatgataacatactggcgggaatggctcacccacccccagccgaaccacagtatgttatccccgacactgcggacctcccgccgttcgatgtcggtaacccttggcggttcgctctccgggccatccaacatgatggcaagctgactcttgatggtcttggcacgagacggttggaggaatggagttcttcccccgatctcctgcccccttacccaggcttcgtgaggctcacggaggaagcctggattggtcgacaaggttcctagggagactgtcatcgtccctagggaccaagctcagtcggctctcctgcgcactctggcggagtggcaggcagataacacgaagttgactcctttcaagggaacttcaccatgttcgccctgggagacaaccttcccacccttgcttggacaaagtcgctctggctacggcccggcgtgctTTGAGGGTATTCCGTACCTCAgctgagggagacagaccctacttccctggtattcccaggaagtaacgagttctggacagacgccccgtccactttcacggtcgggaagctggaccccttctgcgcctccacgcaatttagcgagcagctccccaagctgccggaagctcttttgaaagcggagtttgatgctcgggttaagttagcccggtcgttgaactccgtatgccttactgaagctactgccgtctcctgctcggacgagcccttctttcaggttttggctaagtccttgctggcaggtttccagtctgacttatctgaatttatcatggccagactggaatgtaggaagttcatcttcgccgatgcaactatccgtcacgagcctaacaagctcgtgaaaagctcgatctggggacctaacctcttccctgaagaggaggtcacaagtgttatggctgaggctacacgggccaaccaaagtcttcgttctcgctggggtatttcagcctacaagcgtaagaccccagaatcggccggcccccaatcgagaggaggtaaacgcttcaggaggcataagaggcctcaccaccaggcggtagtccaagccgtcccggtctcggcagtggcacagccttccacttctaaggctcacccccaacagtacgtgctggtccaaccagctgcaccctcatatgtggcctcaccggcatacaaccccacatatgaaggccgtggttattttcacggccttaa harbors:
- the LOC136852495 gene encoding uncharacterized protein is translated as MNVEQDQVVSGEVGEVVGAGPPLFDSPASSVSSFTGFVKSSSLGDRAPSAIPKLKLKTSWKAKGFKSSSSKKALPFPPSKAKVSGPVASGSKSGSSSKGASKRAAKPSPPRQPAFDAEAFANQLYKRFTEDLDSRFSEISEKLASHDNILAGMAHPPPAEPQYVIPDTADLPPFDVGNPWRFALRAIQHDGKLTLDGLGTRRLEEWSSSPDLLPPYPGFVRLTEEAWIGRQGS